One stretch of Saccharopolyspora erythraea DNA includes these proteins:
- a CDS encoding NifU family protein, giving the protein MSWDDEQTREHVGRVESLLSALEARQDAAGAQALEAVRALVALYGDCLARVVERVERSGDRALLTELGEDELVSHLLLVHDLHPVDTETRVRRVLAEVARFAGGGVELLSFTDGAVRVRIGPGGCGSTSARLRAAVEDAVAQAAPEVGRVEVVEEQAPKAAAVIPVEALFAGGSVPGGA; this is encoded by the coding sequence ATGTCTTGGGACGATGAGCAGACCAGGGAGCACGTCGGCCGGGTCGAGTCGCTGCTGTCGGCGCTGGAGGCGCGCCAGGACGCCGCAGGCGCGCAGGCGCTGGAGGCGGTGCGGGCGCTGGTCGCCCTCTACGGCGACTGCCTCGCGCGGGTGGTGGAGCGCGTCGAGCGCTCCGGCGACCGCGCGCTGCTCACCGAGCTGGGCGAAGACGAGCTGGTCTCGCACCTGCTGCTGGTGCACGACCTGCACCCGGTGGACACCGAGACCAGGGTGCGGCGGGTGCTGGCCGAGGTGGCGCGTTTCGCGGGCGGCGGCGTGGAGCTGCTGTCCTTCACCGACGGGGCGGTGCGCGTGCGGATCGGACCGGGCGGCTGCGGTTCGACGTCCGCTCGTCTGCGCGCGGCCGTGGAGGACGCCGTCGCGCAGGCCGCCCCTGAGGTCGGCCGCGTCGAGGTGGTGGAGGAGCAGGCGCCGAAGGCGGCGGCGGTGATCCCGGTGGAGGCGCTGTTCGCCGGTGGAAGCGTTCCGGGTGGTGCGTGA
- a CDS encoding DUF5947 family protein yields MTRAFAGSPLRRMARGQPAAAEAAPEERCDLCSEPLPGGHRHLVDLGTGEISCACQPCGVLFDQRAAGGGHYRLIRTRPRLLEDFRLDDLGWAALGIPVDLAFFVRSGESDRVTGYYPSPMGTMRSELELGTWQEVVEDNPVLGGLEPDVEALLANRVRGAREYWLLPLDECYRLVAVLRTRWQGFNGGDEVWEHVRRFFAELSPDAGRRAGPAGGEE; encoded by the coding sequence ATGACGCGTGCGTTCGCAGGTTCACCGCTGCGCCGGATGGCGCGGGGGCAGCCGGCCGCGGCGGAGGCCGCACCCGAGGAACGCTGCGACCTGTGCTCCGAACCGCTGCCCGGAGGCCACCGCCACCTCGTCGACCTCGGAACCGGCGAGATCTCCTGCGCGTGCCAGCCCTGCGGTGTCCTGTTCGACCAACGCGCCGCGGGCGGCGGCCACTACCGGCTGATCCGCACCCGCCCGCGCCTGCTGGAGGACTTCCGGCTCGACGACCTCGGCTGGGCCGCCCTGGGAATCCCGGTGGACCTGGCCTTCTTCGTGCGCAGCGGCGAATCGGACCGCGTCACCGGCTACTACCCGAGTCCGATGGGGACGATGCGCTCCGAGCTGGAGCTCGGCACGTGGCAGGAGGTCGTCGAGGACAACCCGGTGCTGGGCGGCCTGGAACCGGACGTTGAGGCGCTGCTGGCCAACCGCGTCCGCGGTGCGCGCGAGTACTGGCTGCTGCCGCTCGACGAGTGCTACCGGCTGGTGGCGGTGCTGCGCACCCGGTGGCAGGGCTTCAACGGCGGCGACGAGGTCTGGGAGCACGTGCGGCGGTTCTTCGCCGAGCTGTCCCCGGACGCCGGCAGACGGGCCGGGCCCGCAGGTGGGGAGGAATGA
- a CDS encoding nickel-dependent hydrogenase large subunit — translation MATQRTKAGAQQRNIVDVEFDPITRIIGNLGIYTKVDFTNNEVVECKSTSSIFRGYSVFMKGKDPRDAHFITSRICGICGDNHAVCSIYAQNMAYGVKTPPLGEWIINLGEAAEFMFDHTIFQDNMVFIDFCEKMVSETNPGVVRQAEQKSAPRGDIHGYRTIADIMRSFNPFEGEMYKAALEMSRVTREMCCLMEGRHVHPSTLYPGGVGTVATPQVFTDYQVRLVRVLDFVKRAVAMNDDVFDFFYEALPGYEEVGRRRTLLGCWGCFQDPEVVDYDYRNMTEWGRSMFVTPGIVVDNELVTTSLVDINLGMRILLGSSYYEDWAGEHTFVDRDPLGNPVDQRHPWNQTTLPAPQKRDLDGGNYSWVMSPRWFDKRTGDHLALDTGGGPIARLWATALAGLVNTPYVRSTGRSVQIDLPRGQSLPDMQLEWTPPAFPNTIERNRARMYFVAYAAGMAQYFLDRALAEVRSGNTRVFADFDVPDEAIGVGFHEAVRGVLSHHLVIRDGKIANYHPYPPTPWNASPRDFYGTPGPYEDAVQGQPIFEENGPDDFKGIDIMRTVRSFDPCLPCGVHMYLGGGRVLQKSHSPMFGGSA, via the coding sequence ATGGCCACTCAGCGGACCAAAGCCGGTGCGCAGCAGCGCAACATCGTCGACGTCGAGTTCGACCCGATCACCCGGATCATCGGGAACCTGGGCATCTACACCAAGGTCGACTTCACCAACAACGAGGTCGTGGAGTGCAAGAGCACGTCCTCGATCTTCCGCGGCTACAGCGTCTTCATGAAGGGCAAGGACCCGCGCGACGCGCACTTCATCACCAGCCGGATCTGCGGCATCTGCGGTGACAACCACGCGGTCTGCTCGATCTACGCGCAGAACATGGCCTACGGGGTCAAGACCCCGCCGCTGGGCGAGTGGATCATCAACCTCGGCGAGGCGGCCGAGTTCATGTTCGACCACACCATCTTCCAGGACAACATGGTCTTCATCGACTTCTGCGAGAAGATGGTCTCGGAGACCAACCCCGGCGTCGTCCGGCAGGCCGAGCAGAAGTCCGCGCCGCGCGGCGACATCCACGGCTACCGCACCATCGCCGACATCATGCGCTCGTTCAACCCCTTCGAGGGCGAGATGTACAAGGCGGCGCTGGAGATGAGCCGGGTGACCCGGGAGATGTGCTGCCTGATGGAGGGCAGGCACGTACACCCGTCGACGCTGTACCCGGGCGGGGTGGGCACGGTGGCCACGCCGCAGGTCTTCACCGACTACCAGGTCCGGCTGGTGCGGGTGCTGGACTTCGTCAAGCGCGCCGTGGCGATGAACGACGACGTCTTCGACTTCTTCTACGAGGCGCTGCCCGGCTACGAGGAGGTCGGCAGGCGGCGCACGCTGCTGGGCTGCTGGGGCTGCTTCCAGGACCCGGAGGTCGTCGACTACGACTACCGCAACATGACCGAGTGGGGCCGGTCGATGTTCGTCACGCCCGGCATCGTGGTGGACAACGAGCTGGTCACCACCAGCCTGGTCGACATCAACCTCGGGATGCGCATCCTGCTCGGCAGCTCCTACTACGAGGACTGGGCAGGCGAGCACACGTTCGTCGACCGCGACCCGCTGGGCAACCCGGTCGACCAGCGCCACCCGTGGAACCAGACCACGCTGCCCGCGCCGCAGAAGCGCGACCTCGACGGCGGCAACTACAGCTGGGTGATGAGCCCGCGCTGGTTCGACAAGCGCACCGGCGACCACCTCGCGCTGGACACCGGCGGCGGGCCGATCGCGCGGTTGTGGGCCACGGCGCTGGCCGGGCTGGTCAACACCCCCTACGTGCGTTCCACCGGACGTAGCGTGCAGATCGACCTGCCGCGCGGCCAGTCGCTGCCCGACATGCAGCTGGAGTGGACGCCGCCGGCGTTCCCCAACACCATCGAGCGCAACCGCGCGCGGATGTACTTCGTCGCCTACGCCGCGGGGATGGCGCAGTACTTCCTGGACCGCGCGCTGGCCGAGGTCCGCTCGGGAAACACCAGGGTGTTCGCCGACTTCGACGTCCCGGACGAGGCGATCGGCGTCGGATTCCACGAGGCCGTGCGCGGTGTGCTGTCGCATCACCTGGTCATCCGCGACGGCAAGATCGCCAACTACCACCCGTACCCGCCGACGCCGTGGAACGCCAGCCCGCGCGACTTCTACGGCACGCCAGGGCCCTACGAGGACGCGGTGCAGGGCCAGCCGATCTTCGAGGAGAACGGGCCCGACGACTTCAAGGGCATCGACATCATGCGCACCGTGCGCAGCTTCGACCCGTGCCTGCCGTGCGGGGTCCACATGTACCTCGGCGGTGGCCGGGTGCTGCAGAAGTCGCATTCGCCGATGTTCGGCGGCTCGGCGTGA